DNA from Sphingomonas sp. R1:
CTCAGCTATTCGCTGGGCCTCGCCGTCGGCAAGCGCGGGATCGCGGGCGTCGCCTGGGACGGCCCGGCATTCAAGGCCGGCATCACTGTCGCCGACGAGATCGTCGCGGTGAACGGCCGCGCCTATTCCACCGAGGCGCTGATTGACGCGGTAAAGGCCGCCAAGGGCACCAAGGCGCCGATCCAGCTTACCCTGAAACGGGACGATCGTTACCGAGAGGTTAGCATCGACTATCATGATGGGCTGCGCTATCCGCACCTCGTCAAGACGGTCGAAGGAGAGGCTGGCCTCGACAAGCTGCTGCAAGCCCGCTGAGACGGGCGACGCTGCCAACCAAGGTTTAGAGACACTATGCGCATCGATCTGATTCCCATTGGCGATGATCCGCCGAACAATCTGAACGTCATCATCGAGGTTCCCTCGGGCGGCGAACCGGTGAAGTATGAGTTCGACAAGGCCAGCGGTGCGCTGTTCGTCGATCGCATCCTGCACACGCCGATGCGTTACCCGGCGAATTACGGCTTCGTGCCGCACACGCTGTCGCCCGACGGCGACCCGCTCGACGCGCTTGTCATCGCCCGGTCACCCTTCGTGCCGGGCTGCGTGGTGCGTGCGCGCCCGATCGCGGTGCTGAAGCTGGAAGACGAGGCCGGCGGCGACGAGAAGCTGGTCTGCGTGCCGGTCGACAGCACCTTCCCCTATTATTCGGACGTCGGCGAGCGTTCGGACCTGCCCTCAATCGTGCTGCAGCAGATCGAGCATTTCTTCACCCACTATAAGGACCTGGAGTCCGAGAAGTGGGTGCGGATCGGCAGCTGGGGCGATGCCGCCGAAGCGCGCCAGATCGTCCTCGAGGCGATCGAGGCCGCGAAGAAGGCCAAGGCAGCCTGAGCCAGAATCCGCGGCGGCGCGGGGCACGACCCCGAGGGGTCGGCAACGTCCTCGCGCCGCCGCGCTTTCTCGCCTTCGCAGCGACCACCGTTGCGGCAGGGCTGTTTCTGGTACCGCAGCTCGGCATCCGCGCCGGCGCGATGCTCGCCTTCGATATCGGCGCCGCGCTGTTCCTGGCGCTGTGCATACCGATGCTCAAGCACCAGTCCGATGCGATGCGGCGCTCGGCCTGCAACAACGATGCGAACCGGCTGGTGCTGCTGGGCATCACCGGCGCCGTCACCGTCATCATCCTGATCGCGATCGCCAGCGAGCTGATGGAGCGCAAGGCGCCCCAGCCCGCGCAACTAGCGCTGATCATCGGCACGCTCGCGCTCAGCTGGACGTTCAGCAACGGCGTGTACGCGCTGCATTACGCCCATCTCTTCTACAGCGAGGCACCGGGCGGCCGCGACAAGGGCGGGCTGGAGTTCCCCAAGACTCCCGAGCCCAACTACTGGGACTTCATCTACTTCGCCTTCTGCCTGGGCATGACCTTCCAGACCAGCGACGTGTCGATCACCACGCGGCAGCTGCGGCGGGTAGTGACGCTGCACTGCCTTGCAGCCTTTGTGTTCAATCTGGGCGTCGTGGCCTTCACGATCAACGTTCTCGGCGGTAGTTGAGCGGGCGGGCGTCCGCCCGTTCCTCGCCTGCCGGAGAAACCATGTTCCGTGTCGCCGCTCTCGCGCTTGCCGTGCTGCTTGCGCCTGCCGCCTCTGCCCAGACCAACGACAAGTTCGTCGTCGCCAGCCTTACCGATGGCGTGTGGATGAAGGGGGACCTGCACGTCCATTCGCGGCACAGCAAGGATTCGACCAACCATTCCGTGGCGCGGATCATTGCCGATGCCGAGCGCGCGAGCTTCGACTTCCTGCTGATCAGCGACCACGACAACCATGTGAACGGCGATACCGCGCACAACACCTGGTCGGATCCCGAATTCCGTTCGGACAAGCTCCTGCTGCTCTACGGCGCGGAATGGACGACG
Protein-coding regions in this window:
- the ppa gene encoding inorganic diphosphatase, yielding MRIDLIPIGDDPPNNLNVIIEVPSGGEPVKYEFDKASGALFVDRILHTPMRYPANYGFVPHTLSPDGDPLDALVIARSPFVPGCVVRARPIAVLKLEDEAGGDEKLVCVPVDSTFPYYSDVGERSDLPSIVLQQIEHFFTHYKDLESEKWVRIGSWGDAAEARQIVLEAIEAAKKAKAA
- a CDS encoding DUF1345 domain-containing protein, which gives rise to MLAFDIGAALFLALCIPMLKHQSDAMRRSACNNDANRLVLLGITGAVTVIILIAIASELMERKAPQPAQLALIIGTLALSWTFSNGVYALHYAHLFYSEAPGGRDKGGLEFPKTPEPNYWDFIYFAFCLGMTFQTSDVSITTRQLRRVVTLHCLAAFVFNLGVVAFTINVLGGS